In a genomic window of Rhinoraja longicauda isolate Sanriku21f chromosome 23, sRhiLon1.1, whole genome shotgun sequence:
- the szl gene encoding sizzled, which produces MARCNRGHLLSLLCALHAVLSNSFDIGISTKCVAVPKEMALCQDVGYSEMRLPNLLGHTTLGEVVPKSAKWESLVRTGCHSQVGPFLCSLFAPVCLDTFIQPCRSMCVTVRDSCSQVLTCLGLSWPDALSCDRFPADEDTCLTSTSLESTHYRKIFPKPTCQGCPSTEEPGALRRVLQTFCQNNFAVKVTLAKRRNGSEDAEYNVAGRVELISPGSLFPFGTRTVIQQWLFVNANCVQKMMTRNNRAGQYVLIGDVQDSNIIVNKIYLWHRKDTQLTLATRKWKHHKC; this is translated from the exons ATGGCGCGTTGTAACAGGGGACATCTCCTCTCGCTGTTGTGCGCCCTACACGCGGTGCTCAGCAATAGCTTTGACATAGGGATATCGACCAAGTGCGTGGCCGTGCCGAAGGAGATGGCGTTATGCCAGGATGTCGGCTACTCAGAAATGAGGCTTCCCAATTTGTTGGGCCACACCACCCTCGGAGAAGTGGTTCCCAAATCGGCCAAGTGGGAGTCTCTGGTTCGGACCGGCTGCCACTCGCAGGTTGGACCATTCCTCTGTTCCCTCTTCGCTCCAGTTTGCTTAGATAC CTTCATCCAGCCGTGCCGGAGCATGTGTGTAACTGTTCGGGACAGTTGCAGTCAGGTTTTGACTTGTCTGGGTCTGTCTTGGCCAGATGCCCTCTCCTGCGACCGATTCCCAGCGGATGAAGACACTTGCCTGACATCGACCAGCTTGGAGTCCACACACTACCGAAAGA TTTTTCCAAAGCCGACCTGCCAGGGCTGCCCAAGTACAGAGGAGCCGGGTGCTCTCAGGAGAGTTTTGCAGACATTTTGTCAAAACAATTTTg CTGTGAAAGTTACACTGGCCAAAAGGAGGAATGGGTCGGAAGATGCCGAGTATAACGTGGCAGGGCGGGTGGAGTTGATCAGCCCCGGCTCGTTGTTTCCGTTTGGTACCCGGACTGTTATTCAGCAGTGGCTTTTCGTCAACGCAAACTGTGTGCAGAAGATGATGACCCGCAACAACCGAGCCGGCCAATACGTCCTCATTGGCGACGTTCAGGACTCGAATATAATAGTAAATAAAATCTACCTGTGGCACAGAAAAGACACTCAACTGACGCTTGCCACTCGGAAATGGAAACATCATAAATGCTAA
- the LOC144605099 gene encoding polyamine deacetylase HDAC10-like isoform X2: MSGRVRNGMALVRPPGHHSQKNDACGYCIFNNVAIAAKYAKQRHGTKRILIVDWDVHHGQGTQYIFEKDSSILYFSWHRYEHQQFWPNLKNSDYDAIGKGNGAGFTINLPWNKVGMGNADYLAAFLSILLPVAYEFNPELILVSAGFDSVVGDPEGEMCATPEIFAHLTQLLMPLANGKLCVVLEGGYNLRSLSESVCMTVRALLGDPVPPLVGQMAPCISAVETIQNVTAVHQPYWKCLQYHEGIIIKDPSTKKLNFCAEEHNFESDNTTTEKEITTLSKEKQDFDEFMDSHMKKVLVLTPSVRTAWAGDEVKSAKLDQCLKVEAKKTSLEEAGILLSGGDTADLENKTLLPSLGHIFPLIDKIVKREVRNGIVVAPSLSSSVVAARYSITVGSSRVLLLVLGDAEIPDDVNADEKILVVNICGKQKEKGGNNYFIPICWKEGNECDGDLLYATFELILPLAYEHRPELVIFAVGDNTGIQAVTLAHLTHLLQLLAEGRILVMSQASDLVETLTSSLLGDPLPSIRSFVLNQENAFMLMKLTQELNQHWKLLQKSVH; encoded by the exons ATGTCGGGCAGAGTAAGAAATGGGATGGCACTGGTCAG acCTCCAGGACACCACAGCCAGAAGAATGATGCTTGTGGATATTGCATCTTTAATAATGTAGCAATTGCAGccaagtatgcaaaacaaagacatGGAACAAAAAG GATTCTGATTGTTGATTGGGATGTGCATCACGGCCAAGGAACTCAGTACATATTTGAGAAGGACTCAAG TATTCTGTACTTCTCATGGCATCGCTATGAACACCAGCAGTTTTGGCCTAATTTAAAGAACTCTGACTACGATGCTATTGGAAAAGGCAATGGTGCAGGATTCACCATAAACCTTCCATGGAATAAG GTGGGAATGGGAAATGCTGACTATTTGGCAGCTTTCCTCTCCATTTTACTTCCTGTGGCTTATGAG TTTAATCCAGAATTAATTCTGGTTTCAGCTGGATTTGATTCCGTCGTTGGTGATCCTGAG GGTGAAATGTGCGCTACGCCTGAGATCTTTGCTCATCTGACTCAGTTACTGATGCCATTAGCCAATGGGAAACTGTGTGTTGTCTTAGAG GGAGGATACAACTTGCGTTCCCTTTCTGAATCTGTCTGCATGACTGTCCGAGCGTTATTAGGGGACCCTGTCCCTCCATTGGTTGGCCAGATGGCACCATGCATAAG TGCTGTGGAAACAATTCAAAATGTAACAGCTGTACATCAGCCATACTGGAAATGTTTGCAGTATCACG AAGGTATCATTATTAAAGACCCAAGCACCAAGAAATTGAACTTCTGTGCTGAAGAGCATAATTTTGAATCAGATAACACAACTacagagaaagaaattacaacgcTTTCCAAAGAGAAGCAAGATTTTGATGAATTCATGGATTCCCACATGAAGAAAGTTCTTGTGTTAACTCCCTCTGTAAGAACCGCATGGGCTGGTGATGAAGTGAAGTCGGCAAAGTTGGACCAATGCCTTAAAGTAGAAGCAAAGAAAACCTCCTTAGAAGAAGCTGGCATTCTCCTCAG TGGTGGTGATACTGCAGATCTGGAGAACAAAACTCTTTTACCGTCGTTGGGGCATATCTTTCCGCTCATTGATAAAATAGTCAAGAGAGAG GTTCGAAATGGCATTGTGGTAGCCCCTTCATTGTCATCTAGTGTTGTGGCAGCACGGTATAGCATTACTGTTGGATCAAGCAG AGTTTTGCTTCTGGTGCTTGGAGATGCTGAGATTCCAGATGATGTTAATGCTGATGA AAAAATCCTAGTGGTGAACATATGTGGGAAACAGAAGGAGAAGGGGGGAAACAATTACTTTATCCCAATTTGTTGGAAAGAG GGTAATGAATGTGATGGGGACCTTCTTTATGCAACATTTGAGTTAATTTTACCTCTGGCGTATGAACACAGGCCTGAACTGGTGATTTTTGCCGTGGGAGATAATACTGGCATTCAAGCAGTTACACTAGCTCACTTGACACATTTACTCCAGTTGCTTGCTGAAGGTCGAATCCTTGTAATGAGCCAG GCCTCTGATCTTGTGGAGACTTTGACAAGTTCCTTGCTAGGTGATCCGTTACCTTCAATAAGATCTTTTGTTTTAAATCAAGAAAATGCATTCATGTTGATGAAACTTACACAAGAACTGAACCAGCATTGGAAATTACTTCAGAAGAGTG TGCATTAA
- the LOC144605099 gene encoding polyamine deacetylase HDAC10-like isoform X1 — translation MASGSGLIYDEQMMSYHLLWDFPACRIEIPERLSASFDKLKQYGLVERCIELPVREAIEEEIALVHSLEYLEAVKSTASMNVEELKSFSYKYSDVYFHPNSYHCATLSVGATLQLVDAVMSGRVRNGMALVRPPGHHSQKNDACGYCIFNNVAIAAKYAKQRHGTKRILIVDWDVHHGQGTQYIFEKDSSILYFSWHRYEHQQFWPNLKNSDYDAIGKGNGAGFTINLPWNKVGMGNADYLAAFLSILLPVAYEFNPELILVSAGFDSVVGDPEGEMCATPEIFAHLTQLLMPLANGKLCVVLEGGYNLRSLSESVCMTVRALLGDPVPPLVGQMAPCISAVETIQNVTAVHQPYWKCLQYHEGIIIKDPSTKKLNFCAEEHNFESDNTTTEKEITTLSKEKQDFDEFMDSHMKKVLVLTPSVRTAWAGDEVKSAKLDQCLKVEAKKTSLEEAGILLSGGDTADLENKTLLPSLGHIFPLIDKIVKREVRNGIVVAPSLSSSVVAARYSITVGSSRVLLLVLGDAEIPDDVNADEKILVVNICGKQKEKGGNNYFIPICWKEGNECDGDLLYATFELILPLAYEHRPELVIFAVGDNTGIQAVTLAHLTHLLQLLAEGRILVMSQASDLVETLTSSLLGDPLPSIRSFVLNQENAFMLMKLTQELNQHWKLLQKSVH, via the exons CTTGGAATATTTGGAAGCTGTGAAATCAACTGCATCTATGAATGTTGAAGAATTGAAGAGTTTCTCATACAAATATAGCGATGTATATTTTCACCCT AATTCATATCACTGTGCCACGTTATCTGTGGGAGCAACTCTTCAACTTGTTGACGCAGTCATGTCGGGCAGAGTAAGAAATGGGATGGCACTGGTCAG acCTCCAGGACACCACAGCCAGAAGAATGATGCTTGTGGATATTGCATCTTTAATAATGTAGCAATTGCAGccaagtatgcaaaacaaagacatGGAACAAAAAG GATTCTGATTGTTGATTGGGATGTGCATCACGGCCAAGGAACTCAGTACATATTTGAGAAGGACTCAAG TATTCTGTACTTCTCATGGCATCGCTATGAACACCAGCAGTTTTGGCCTAATTTAAAGAACTCTGACTACGATGCTATTGGAAAAGGCAATGGTGCAGGATTCACCATAAACCTTCCATGGAATAAG GTGGGAATGGGAAATGCTGACTATTTGGCAGCTTTCCTCTCCATTTTACTTCCTGTGGCTTATGAG TTTAATCCAGAATTAATTCTGGTTTCAGCTGGATTTGATTCCGTCGTTGGTGATCCTGAG GGTGAAATGTGCGCTACGCCTGAGATCTTTGCTCATCTGACTCAGTTACTGATGCCATTAGCCAATGGGAAACTGTGTGTTGTCTTAGAG GGAGGATACAACTTGCGTTCCCTTTCTGAATCTGTCTGCATGACTGTCCGAGCGTTATTAGGGGACCCTGTCCCTCCATTGGTTGGCCAGATGGCACCATGCATAAG TGCTGTGGAAACAATTCAAAATGTAACAGCTGTACATCAGCCATACTGGAAATGTTTGCAGTATCACG AAGGTATCATTATTAAAGACCCAAGCACCAAGAAATTGAACTTCTGTGCTGAAGAGCATAATTTTGAATCAGATAACACAACTacagagaaagaaattacaacgcTTTCCAAAGAGAAGCAAGATTTTGATGAATTCATGGATTCCCACATGAAGAAAGTTCTTGTGTTAACTCCCTCTGTAAGAACCGCATGGGCTGGTGATGAAGTGAAGTCGGCAAAGTTGGACCAATGCCTTAAAGTAGAAGCAAAGAAAACCTCCTTAGAAGAAGCTGGCATTCTCCTCAG TGGTGGTGATACTGCAGATCTGGAGAACAAAACTCTTTTACCGTCGTTGGGGCATATCTTTCCGCTCATTGATAAAATAGTCAAGAGAGAG GTTCGAAATGGCATTGTGGTAGCCCCTTCATTGTCATCTAGTGTTGTGGCAGCACGGTATAGCATTACTGTTGGATCAAGCAG AGTTTTGCTTCTGGTGCTTGGAGATGCTGAGATTCCAGATGATGTTAATGCTGATGA AAAAATCCTAGTGGTGAACATATGTGGGAAACAGAAGGAGAAGGGGGGAAACAATTACTTTATCCCAATTTGTTGGAAAGAG GGTAATGAATGTGATGGGGACCTTCTTTATGCAACATTTGAGTTAATTTTACCTCTGGCGTATGAACACAGGCCTGAACTGGTGATTTTTGCCGTGGGAGATAATACTGGCATTCAAGCAGTTACACTAGCTCACTTGACACATTTACTCCAGTTGCTTGCTGAAGGTCGAATCCTTGTAATGAGCCAG GCCTCTGATCTTGTGGAGACTTTGACAAGTTCCTTGCTAGGTGATCCGTTACCTTCAATAAGATCTTTTGTTTTAAATCAAGAAAATGCATTCATGTTGATGAAACTTACACAAGAACTGAACCAGCATTGGAAATTACTTCAGAAGAGTG TGCATTAA